The nucleotide window AGCAACATCTAAAGCACCTTCTGCTTGGAAAATTGAAGGAGTTTTATATCCATCAAAAGTAATATCTGCATATGCAATATCAGAGATAATATAAAATCTTTCTCTTTTTGCCATTGCTACTAATTTTGTATAAAATTCAGGTGTTACTGTAGCACAAGTTGGATTATGTGGAAAATTTACAACTACAAATTTTACTTTTGGAATTGACTCATCAATTGTTTTTTGTAATCTTTCAAAAAATAAATCTTCATCAACTTTAAAAGCATCATCAAATGCTAATTCAAATTTATGCACAGCTGCACCATTTAACATAAATGCATAAGAGTGAATAGGATAAGTTGGATCTGGAACAACAGCCACATCACCAACATTTACAATTGCTTGTACAAGATGAACATATCCTTCTTTCGAACCCATTGTTGCACAAATATGTTTGTTAGGGTCTAAGAAATCAACATCAAATTTTCTTTTGTACCAGTTTGAAATAGCTAATCTTAATTTGAAAATACCAGCACTTACACTATAACCATGGTTTTTAGGTTTTGCAGAAGCTTCTATTAGTTTATCTGTAATATGTTGTGGTGCAGGACCATCAGGATTTCCCATAGAAAAATCTATTACATCTTCACCAGCACGTCTAGCTTCCATTTTAATATTATTAACTTCAGCAAACACATAGTTTGGTAATCTTTTCATTCTTTCAAATTCAATTTCTGGAAACATTTTAATTACTCCTTAGTAATATTTAGCCCACGTTTTAAATTAGTAAGGCTATAAAAATCATCAATTTTGATATATTTTGTGTTATTAGGCACATCAAGTTTTAAACTTTTATGCAAACTATCTTTTTCAACAACTTCAATAATATTAAAGTCAT belongs to Arcobacter defluvii and includes:
- a CDS encoding LL-diaminopimelate aminotransferase; this encodes MFPEIEFERMKRLPNYVFAEVNNIKMEARRAGEDVIDFSMGNPDGPAPQHITDKLIEASAKPKNHGYSVSAGIFKLRLAISNWYKRKFDVDFLDPNKHICATMGSKEGYVHLVQAIVNVGDVAVVPDPTYPIHSYAFMLNGAAVHKFELAFDDAFKVDEDLFFERLQKTIDESIPKVKFVVVNFPHNPTCATVTPEFYTKLVAMAKRERFYIISDIAYADITFDGYKTPSIFQAEGALDVAVECFTFSKSYNMAGWRVGCIVGNEKLIGALKRIKSWLDYGMFTPIQIAATVALDGPQDCVAEHVEKYRKRRDLMIETFADAGWKMNKPDASMFIWAKIPECAAHLGSMEFSKQLLTEAQVAVSPGIGFGHYGDQYVRIALIENEKRIRQAAKNIKKYLKSLEK